A DNA window from Massilia putida contains the following coding sequences:
- a CDS encoding FecR family protein gives MAVTEIYCLITIMLERRGMTMPRRLLVVATLALAAQAHAAEAGKVVFAAGAVQIAEHAGAEGAAVQEGDLLSTGADGFLYIKTIDNGLFILRPNTQARIVTYHVDTSNPVNTRVKLELIKGVARSKSGEAVKLARQNFRFNTPVAAIGVRGTDFTVYTDQDISRVAVLTGGVVVSGFVDACRPDGAGPCEGTASRELSAAQRNLLLQVQRGQGTPLLLPGGIATLDQASPPRADEPLAKAGAAGSSNIVAEPTLDAQKTHTINQAVVQKPVTAPPVMSDNSGQGQPATPDLPERQLEWGRWTLLNGSAPNISLTGPVNAERIIDGNFVLYWTAGKEFVSPAQGNVGFALKNSEAYIMTPGDAAGSAKAAQLSNGTLNVDFGSRAFTTAMDLSDGATIHKLQAQGNVGANGRLYGDPAYSRPGYINVQGALSNAGGGSAAYLFDGYIDSTRTVNGATSWTHR, from the coding sequence CCCTGGCGGCCCAGGCGCATGCCGCAGAGGCAGGCAAAGTCGTCTTCGCCGCGGGCGCTGTCCAGATCGCCGAACATGCCGGCGCCGAAGGCGCGGCCGTACAGGAAGGCGATCTGCTCAGCACTGGGGCGGATGGCTTCCTATATATTAAGACGATCGACAATGGTCTCTTCATCTTGCGCCCGAACACGCAAGCTCGCATCGTCACCTACCATGTCGATACCAGTAACCCGGTCAACACCAGGGTCAAGCTGGAGCTGATCAAGGGCGTTGCCCGCAGCAAGTCCGGCGAGGCCGTCAAGTTGGCGCGACAGAACTTCCGTTTCAATACCCCGGTTGCGGCGATTGGCGTGCGCGGCACCGACTTCACCGTCTATACCGACCAGGACATCTCGCGTGTCGCCGTGCTGACCGGCGGCGTGGTGGTCAGTGGTTTCGTTGACGCCTGTCGTCCGGATGGCGCGGGGCCATGTGAAGGTACGGCCAGCCGCGAGCTGTCAGCCGCGCAACGTAATTTATTGTTGCAGGTGCAGCGCGGCCAGGGTACGCCTCTACTGTTGCCCGGAGGCATCGCTACGCTTGACCAGGCGTCGCCGCCGCGTGCGGACGAACCGCTCGCCAAGGCTGGCGCCGCGGGGTCCTCGAATATCGTGGCCGAGCCGACGCTGGATGCGCAGAAAACCCATACGATCAATCAAGCCGTCGTCCAGAAACCTGTTACGGCACCTCCGGTGATGTCGGACAATAGCGGGCAGGGGCAGCCGGCGACGCCGGACTTGCCGGAGCGGCAGCTTGAATGGGGACGGTGGACTTTGCTCAACGGTAGTGCGCCCAATATATCGTTGACCGGTCCCGTGAATGCCGAACGTATCATTGATGGCAATTTTGTGCTGTACTGGACTGCTGGCAAGGAATTCGTGTCGCCGGCCCAGGGTAATGTCGGTTTTGCGTTGAAGAATAGCGAAGCCTATATCATGACACCGGGCGATGCGGCGGGCTCGGCAAAGGCCGCGCAGCTGAGTAACGGCACATTGAATGTCGATTTCGGCAGCCGCGCATTTACGACCGCGATGGACTTATCGGACGGGGCGACGATCCATAAACTGCAGGCGCAAGGCAATGTCGGTGCAAATGGTCGGCTGTATGGCGACCCGGCGTATTCGCGCCCCGGCTATATCAACGTGCAGGGCGCACTCAGTAATGCCGGGGGAGGGAGCGCCGCCTACCTCTTCGACGGTTATATCGACTCCACTCGCACCGTGAACGGCGCGACCTCCTGGACGCATCGCTGA
- a CDS encoding DUF4214 domain-containing protein: MATTYYAAIQQLYVAYFNRPADVSGLQYWESVVEQAKGNTAAVSAAFAASAEYKAAYANMDAYHVVNAVYNNLFGHDADVPGLNFWAQNLIAGKFTVDQAVTAIAAGAQGSDLVTFNNRVQAASAFTGALTTTQQILAYSGNAANAQAKSFLSGITDNNSLAAAIAPTALSNAVNGVVNAYLNSIGQTFTLTSGMDTLVGTAGNDVFNATVGGTNPTLSTFDSIDGGAGTNVLNISDVTAGGAATSIPANVTLNNIQTINVQSAEAAGANINTSAIAGVTKVAVNTAAGPATVTAAGTTAVSVASVGTATVTGGSTQTVASVGGAALTKATGAIIETDTALGAGSISATGGTSVTVTASGVTTGTVTVGSAAAAPTGAVSITTTNAAATGASTTQGAINVTGGSTVTVTENLVAPTVTNTVGTAFSETGAAVTVTGTANTTSVTVTQTAAVAAVAGVAAAPAVAQVNTITIAGTVATGDVFTATVNGNAYSYTAVAGDTTATVAAGLKAAITAAGITTATSGSTVTLTASTAGTPFTATTSTTSAAATDAIAATTANAAAVTAVAPVGGIVDGAVVITDANSANTDSTKANTITTVSLDGYGAGSAVNSNALASLSLANSAQSVTVTDNSAKPTATTLALNINNLASGATLNDAAVKTVNITTGAKASTLALNAAADTAVTVAGAGNLTMNLAGAANLATFDGSAATGAISLSGLGSKVTSVMTGAGNDTLVLNTVTSAAVAATSTAAAVAAVNLNVGTGAGDDTIDLTHVTGNGNFTVSAGAGNDIIKVNQSQLAAGNTIDGGVGTDTLVLSATTPTSGYTTTAFAAGDYALLNSTVTNVENIEFVNNVFGVDASQVSFTGMKFDQGGVVTNVTTQALTTGGNLTATASGYSATAYAGNLNVTDTASATLTLKADTATVNVNASTSAATAATINGDLQTSLTVNLANAANASSNATGDNLASATINVASVNQHLKSIVLTGNGNVSIDATSSAALTSVDASQLGNTIANGTLKGAVAGGLTMTTSNQVAETITLGSGHDVITVNSTYQTMDTIVGFNAANTGTAANPNSDVLVISAASLNNTGNAANNNAGVANGVLTINGTTALATNATTEVGLAKLTLAAGDTTLALAFVDAAAHAGNNVVEFQFGGNTYLFADTNHNGTLDNSDFAVKLVGTLDVTGAFGIPPATH, encoded by the coding sequence ATGGCAACTACCTACTACGCAGCCATCCAACAACTGTACGTTGCGTATTTCAATCGCCCGGCTGACGTATCTGGCCTGCAATACTGGGAATCGGTCGTCGAACAAGCCAAAGGCAACACTGCTGCCGTTTCGGCCGCTTTCGCGGCGTCGGCCGAGTACAAGGCTGCTTATGCCAACATGGATGCCTACCATGTCGTCAACGCTGTCTACAACAACCTGTTTGGCCATGACGCCGACGTTCCTGGCCTGAACTTCTGGGCACAAAACCTGATCGCTGGCAAGTTCACCGTCGACCAGGCCGTGACCGCCATCGCCGCGGGCGCGCAAGGCTCCGACCTGGTTACGTTCAATAACCGTGTCCAGGCCGCATCCGCTTTCACCGGCGCGCTGACCACGACCCAGCAGATCCTGGCGTACTCGGGCAATGCTGCCAATGCTCAAGCCAAGTCCTTCCTGTCCGGCATCACCGACAACAATTCGCTGGCCGCAGCCATCGCTCCGACCGCACTGTCCAACGCCGTGAACGGCGTGGTCAACGCTTACCTGAATTCGATCGGCCAGACCTTTACCCTGACTTCGGGTATGGATACCCTGGTGGGTACCGCTGGTAACGATGTGTTCAATGCCACCGTCGGCGGCACTAACCCGACGCTGTCGACCTTCGACTCCATCGACGGCGGTGCTGGCACCAACGTCCTGAACATTTCTGACGTCACCGCAGGTGGTGCCGCTACGAGCATCCCTGCTAACGTTACGCTGAACAACATCCAGACGATCAACGTCCAGAGCGCAGAAGCGGCTGGCGCCAACATCAACACGTCCGCAATCGCCGGCGTGACGAAAGTGGCCGTGAACACGGCTGCTGGCCCGGCAACCGTGACCGCAGCAGGCACGACCGCTGTGTCCGTCGCAAGCGTGGGTACCGCCACTGTCACCGGTGGTTCGACCCAAACCGTTGCCTCCGTTGGCGGCGCCGCCCTGACCAAAGCGACCGGCGCAATCATCGAGACCGATACCGCGCTGGGCGCCGGCTCGATCTCGGCTACCGGCGGCACCAGCGTGACCGTGACCGCTTCGGGCGTCACCACGGGTACCGTGACCGTGGGTAGCGCAGCTGCCGCCCCGACTGGCGCCGTGTCCATCACGACCACCAACGCAGCCGCTACCGGCGCCAGCACCACGCAGGGTGCCATCAACGTCACCGGCGGCTCGACCGTGACCGTGACCGAAAACCTGGTCGCTCCGACCGTCACGAACACCGTTGGCACCGCCTTCTCGGAAACCGGCGCAGCCGTGACCGTTACCGGCACCGCCAACACCACGTCGGTCACCGTGACTCAGACCGCTGCCGTTGCTGCTGTCGCTGGTGTCGCTGCTGCTCCTGCGGTGGCGCAAGTGAACACCATCACCATCGCCGGCACCGTGGCGACTGGCGACGTGTTCACCGCAACCGTCAATGGTAACGCTTACAGCTACACCGCTGTGGCAGGCGATACGACTGCTACCGTTGCTGCTGGACTGAAGGCTGCTATCACCGCAGCAGGCATCACCACGGCCACTTCTGGTTCGACCGTGACGCTTACCGCTAGCACCGCAGGTACGCCGTTCACCGCTACCACCTCGACCACGAGCGCAGCCGCTACCGACGCGATCGCCGCGACCACCGCAAACGCTGCCGCAGTGACCGCCGTTGCTCCGGTTGGCGGTATCGTGGATGGCGCGGTGGTGATCACCGACGCGAACAGCGCGAACACCGACAGCACCAAGGCCAACACCATCACGACCGTCAGCTTGGATGGTTACGGTGCAGGCTCGGCCGTCAACTCGAATGCGCTGGCATCGCTGTCGCTGGCTAACTCGGCTCAAAGCGTCACCGTTACCGACAACTCGGCAAAGCCGACCGCCACCACGCTGGCACTGAACATCAACAATCTGGCTTCGGGCGCAACCCTGAACGACGCCGCGGTCAAGACCGTGAACATCACCACGGGTGCCAAGGCTTCGACTCTTGCGCTGAACGCAGCCGCTGACACCGCAGTGACCGTTGCAGGCGCGGGTAACCTGACCATGAACTTGGCTGGCGCAGCAAACCTGGCGACCTTTGATGGCTCTGCTGCAACCGGCGCGATCAGCCTGAGCGGCCTGGGTAGCAAAGTCACCTCGGTGATGACCGGCGCTGGCAACGATACCCTGGTCCTGAACACCGTGACCTCGGCAGCCGTCGCAGCGACCAGCACCGCCGCGGCTGTTGCTGCAGTGAACCTGAACGTGGGTACCGGTGCAGGCGATGACACCATCGACCTCACCCACGTCACCGGCAACGGTAACTTTACCGTGAGCGCTGGTGCTGGCAACGACATCATCAAGGTCAACCAGAGCCAACTGGCAGCTGGTAACACCATCGATGGCGGCGTTGGCACCGACACCCTGGTTCTGAGCGCTACGACCCCGACCAGCGGCTATACGACCACCGCGTTCGCCGCAGGCGACTACGCTCTGCTCAACTCGACCGTGACGAACGTCGAGAACATCGAGTTCGTGAACAACGTGTTTGGCGTTGATGCATCGCAAGTGTCTTTCACCGGTATGAAGTTTGACCAGGGCGGTGTTGTGACCAACGTGACCACCCAGGCCCTGACGACCGGCGGCAACCTCACTGCGACGGCTTCGGGCTACTCGGCTACGGCATACGCCGGCAACCTGAACGTCACCGACACGGCATCTGCAACCCTGACCCTGAAGGCCGATACCGCGACCGTGAACGTCAACGCATCGACTTCGGCCGCCACCGCCGCGACGATCAATGGTGACCTGCAGACTTCGCTGACCGTGAATCTGGCCAACGCCGCAAATGCATCGTCGAACGCGACTGGTGACAACTTGGCCAGCGCCACGATCAACGTTGCCAGCGTGAACCAGCACCTGAAGTCGATCGTTCTGACCGGCAACGGCAACGTCAGCATCGATGCAACGAGCTCGGCCGCTCTGACCAGCGTCGACGCTTCGCAGCTGGGCAACACCATCGCCAATGGTACCCTCAAGGGTGCTGTCGCTGGCGGCCTGACCATGACCACTAGCAACCAAGTGGCTGAGACCATCACCCTGGGCAGCGGCCACGATGTCATCACGGTGAACTCGACCTACCAGACGATGGACACCATCGTCGGCTTCAACGCGGCCAACACTGGTACCGCTGCGAATCCGAACTCGGACGTCCTGGTGATCAGCGCTGCTTCGCTGAACAACACTGGTAATGCAGCCAACAACAACGCAGGCGTTGCCAATGGTGTCCTGACCATCAACGGCACGACCGCGCTGGCTACCAACGCGACGACCGAAGTTGGTCTGGCCAAGCTGACCCTGGCCGCTGGCGACACCACCCTGGCCCTGGCCTTCGTGGACGCTGCTGCCCACGCTGGTAACAACGTCGTCGAGTTCCAGTTCGGTGGCAACACCTACCTGTTCGCCGACACCAACCACAACGGCACCCTGGACAACAGCGACTTTGCAGTCAAGCTGGTTGGTACCCTGGATGTCACCGGCGCCTTCGGCATCCCGCCGGCAACTCACTAA